The region ACTACAGGTGTGACCTACAGCAGACTGAACGGAGACGTCACACTCGCACCAGCCGTCAGGGACACTTTCGAAGAGATCCTCTGGAAACACAACAACGACAAAGTCATCGAGTTGGTCAGAGGTCAAGGAATCAGGGAGTTCGGTAAATTGAGAGGGAGGACGACGCTGAACCAGGAGACAGGAGAACTCAGAGTGAGGAACCTGGAGAAGAGACACTCTGGACGGTACACGGCTGAGGTGCTGGTGGAAAAGAGGCTCCAGTACTTTACGTTTAATGTGACGGTCATTGGTGAGTGTGCGGCCGCACTGTTACTCTGTGAGGTTGAGCACCTTTCTAATTATGGTTCAACCATTGTAGAGTGTTTACTACTGCGCCCCCTGGTGTGTGACTCTCTTCACCTGTGTGTATCCTGTGTAGACGCTGTGACCCGACCAACAGTGCAGTGTGAGCAGAGGGATTCTGTAGGGATTCTACGCTGTCACAGCGAAGGAGAGATGGGACAGTATCGGTGGGAGGGGCCTAATGATTTTTTAATGAGCTGGACTGAACAGCCAATAGGACTAGAGATCAGCAGGGATCAGAGCTCTGACTCCGCCTACACCTGTGTGGTGAAGAACCCTGTGAGTGAGAAAAGCAGTGAGGCCTTTCTTGCCGAACGCTGCTTTAAAGGTGAGCACCTCACCTGCCTCTTTAACTCCATCATTAGACCCTTTTTAGGGTCCCGTtcctgttcctgtcctgtcGAGCACCTGGACCAGTGAGACCTTCCTTCTCCCCTTTCCAGGACACTCATCTCATGGTAGTGgtgcagttattgctgctgctgctgttgttactGCTGCTTTTATTGCCACTGTTTCTGGTTTGATCATTGGAGTTCACTGCGTGCGCCGCAGGGATGCCCtaacaggtacatttttaccgtatTTGAAGGGTAAATTAGcatattatttatacagtaggtCTGTAGAGCTGAAAAGTGCTGTTTGTGCTCAAAAACCTGTAACAATTGCTGAactaaagcacacacacacacattgtcagaaccgcttgtcccttacggggtcacggggaaccagagcctacccggcaacacagggcgtaaggccagagagggaaggggacacacccaggacgggacgccagtccgccacaaggcaccccaagcgggacttgaaccccagacccaccggagagcaggactgcggtccaacccactgcgccaccgcacccctgaactaaagcagttctgcactAAGAAGTGGGTCAAACATTCCTCCACAGTGATGCGAGACCTTGATCAGTGTCTACAGCcatgtttagttgcagtcattacagctaaaggtgacaaAACTACTATAACTGACTATGAAgaagcaattattttttcacacttataatgacatttcattatttttcacaccAAGGAAACGACATAAAACAACAGTGGTGACATTTTTTGCTCAGGATCCATTTATATTGTCCACAAATTACcaaaaagatctgatcaaacTGTCAACAGCtgcaataataaagaaaatttgaaagggagagaaaaactTTATCTACAACATTGTTTCAAAaaccgtaggcttccgcggttatagtcaactgactggaggttttgttcttctggattccCATACGCGGTGTAATCCAGAAGAAGAAAAGCTACAACATTGTTTCCACAATTTGAACAGAGATACATATGTTTAAGAAAACTAAGGCCTTATATACTGTAGTACAATGAGTCCATTTTCAAGACCCACTCATCCAGCACAGGATCTGAGTGACCGAGGAAGGGTACTTTGTAAGGGAGGGTACGTCCATCACAGGGCGGCACGACTCACTCGCTCATGTGTGCTGAGGGTGACCGAGATACAGATTAACCTCAGAAACATGTCTTTAAGCTGTGGGTGGAATCCTGCATGAACACGgacagaacatgtaaactccagaCAGGCACAGCCAGCAAGAGACCGAAACCTGCAATCCTGGAACTCTAAGGTCACCATTAAAGCTCAGTGAGTGTATTTCATGCAGTCGATTTTACACCAAAGACATCTCACACTTTATTGTGTCACACAGAATTAAGacttaatgaaaaaacaaagattttcGAAGAAATGAACACGGTAACGATGAGCCCCAGTAATGTGATGGATGAGAACAAGATGCTGCAACAGAAAAGCCCAAAATCTGCTGCTGATGAGATGGAAGGAGTtggagaggaggatgaggaagcaAAACTGCTGCAGCGTTCCGAGGTAACGCAGTGTTCGCTCTGGTCAGGTGAGATACATGTTCATCAGGTAAAGTTCTGATGGGTCACAGTCACTTTCTCTTGTGTGACACTGATTGTCTTTGTATCTGTGATCCTTCAGTTTTCTGCTTCTCTGTTATTTTTGGTGCCTTCAGTATTTGGCAGTGTTTGGTAAGCATTATTTATCATAAATGTGCTAAGAGTAAAAAACGCGATCAAGTGCTGTTCGTGTTCAAGTTTGGCTGTGATCATGACTGTGATCAAGGGCAGCGTTTACAAACAAGGAGTTATAATTGCAAGTAATTCTGTGTTCAAGTGTCTTGTCCTTAATCATCTGTAATGTcacaaattcattaaaaaagatGCAGTTAGTAAAAATGTTAGTGTATATTTAAGAATTGCACTTGACATTtgttaaaaacacagatttttcttaaataatggGATCATAATCCAGAGAGGACAGTGATACATTGATCCACAACCGTTCCCTGCTATTATTACATCATATTCATTCCTCCTGTAGTGCTGGGGTTTATTTTAAATCCTCTGAGATTTATTTCTAGACTTCAACAGCTTTGTGTCAACTTGCATAGATGCACtgcattaaataaatttcaaataatTGTTGATTTCCTCCGTTGCTGCCTCGTGTCCCACAGAGGTAAGTggtgaagagaaaagaaagatgtTTGAGAGAAACAGCAAGTACGTCTGCAGCCCTAATAAAGTGATCGATGAGGATATGCGACTGGAACCAAATGAACAGGATACTGTGACAAATGAGAACAAAGATgtagaagaagaggaggaagctgAAGGACAGCATGTCAAAGGTACTGTGATGATCTCGTCGGTGAGGAAAGGTGGCGGACGATCGGGTAGCAGTCTTACTGGTCATTCGAAGGGTCCCGTGAGGTCATTGATCAGGATGAATAGAATGCGGACAGATGGAATCACAGGATGGACAAGGAACTCTGTGAACCTCCACTTTTACAGAATGAATCAGTACATGTTTGATGGTAACTAAGGACAGACACCTCCAATCTCTTTACAAAGTAAATGTCATGTTTGCTCTCATTATTTTAGTTGCCTTTCACAACTATTgatcatcatcctcagtcacaATCatgaacacattattatttgcAATAAATACATTGCATTGattaatggggggtgcggtggcgcagtggattggaccgggtcctgctctccagtgggtctggggttcgagtcccgcttggggtgccctgcgacggaccggcgtcccgtcccgggtgtgtcccctccccctccggccttacgccctgtgttgccgggtaggctccggttccccgcaaccctgtatgggacaagcggttcagaaagtgtgtgtgtgtgtgtgtgtgtgtgtgtgtgtgtgttgcttaaTGTATCCATCCACTTTCAGGAACAGCTGGTCCAGCAGAGGACTGTGGTGCTTCAGCATCTCTCCTAGAAGTGCAGGGTGAGAAGCTGGAGATGGCAGGGACACCCTAAggcatgtgctgtgtgtgtgtgtgtgtgtcacaggtcACACTGACACAGTATAGTGGCccacagggacacacagaaTGGAATGTGCTCCCAAACACATGTGTCTCTGTTGTTCTCTGTAACGGATCATGGTGGACATTTCTGGAACCGCAGACTGTGCAACTTGACAGTAAatatctgtccatccatcactTTAAATCTTTAGAAAGAAAACCATTAAATCCCTGATTCCTTCACTAAAATATACACagtaaaatgatttaataaaaccacacacacacacacacacacattttctgaactacttgtcccatacggggtcgcggggaaccggagcctacccggtaacacagggcgtaaggccagagggggaggggacacacctaccAATAAAAATATGACATGACAGATACTGaagtaaatactaaaaaaattCCTCAAGGCTCAAAACTCAACGGTCCAGTCGCGGTCGAAcatgaggaaaaaattaaaatgctgctTGATTCACCAGCCGACAACGACTGAacaaagttttttgtttgtttttgttaatgaacaacagaactaaataaatgtaggctACAAATTCACTGCACTGTTTCCAGAGTCCTGTACACAActgcacatgtatttttttagtaAACCATGCCGacttaacagaaaaataaagaaataaataaaaatgtactggaaAACTGTCACATCTCcagagttttgtttttaacttaaaCTTTATTGGAATCAAGTAATTTAATATTATGCACAATTAAAAtctaaacaaaatgtaaaaacaattgAATCAGATTTCCAATCAGCAGTGGTCATGAAAAAACTTTCTAAAAGATCTTTACATGAAACACATTGTTACTGGAACCGAGTGTTCCTGCAGGTTCGCCTAGACGCTCAGAGGTCAAGAAAATAACAAAGGATACCCGtcaacaggggggtgcggtggcgcagtgggttggaccgggtcctgctctccagcgggtctggggttcgggtgccttgcgacggactggcgtcccgtcctgggtgtgtcccctcccccttcggccttacgccctgagttgccgggttaggcgctggttccccgcaa is a window of Scleropages formosus chromosome 14, fSclFor1.1, whole genome shotgun sequence DNA encoding:
- the LOC108926879 gene encoding uncharacterized protein LOC108926879 isoform X2 produces the protein MEGDLTVHTYILIIVADFTFGVTYSRLNGDVTLAPAVRDTFEEILWKHNNDKVIELVRGQGIREFGKLRGRTTLNQETGELRVRNLEKRHSGRYTAEVLVEKRLQYFTFNVTVIDAVTRPTVQCEQRDSVGILRCHSEGEMGQYRWEGPNDFLMSWTEQPIGLEISRDQSSDSAYTCVVKNPVSEKSSEAFLAERCFKGHSSHGSGAVIAAAAVVTAAFIATVSGLIIGVHCVRRRDALTELRLNEKTKIFEEMNTVTMSPSNVMDENKMLQQKSPKSAADEMEGVGEEDEEAKLLQRSEVTQCSLWSEVSGEEKRKMFERNSKYVCSPNKVIDEDMRLEPNEQDTVTNENKDVEEEEEAEGQHVKGTAGPAEDCGASASLLEVQGEKLEMAGTP
- the LOC108926879 gene encoding uncharacterized protein LOC108926879 isoform X1, whose translation is MEGDLTVHTYILIIVADFTFGVTYSRLNGDVTLAPAVRDTFEEILWKHNNDKVIELVRGQGIREFGKLRGRTTLNQETGELRVRNLEKRHSGRYTAEVLVEKRLQYFTFNVTVIDAVTRPTVQCEQRDSVGILRCHSEGEMGQYRWEGPNDFLMSWTEQPIGLEISRDQSSDSAYTCVVKNPVSEKSSEAFLAERCFKGHSSHGSGAVIAAAAVVTAAFIATVSGLIIGVHCVRRRDALTELRLNEKTKIFEEMNTVTMSPSNVMDENKMLQQKSPKSAADEMEGVGEEDEEAKLLQRSEVTQCSLWSEVSGEEKRKMFERNSKYVCSPNKVIDEDMRLEPNEQDTVTNENKDVEEEEEAEGQHVKEEVHLWDQWDGAQLEDGKILRSGGDSITFGECVRI
- the LOC108926879 gene encoding uncharacterized protein LOC108926879 isoform X4, with protein sequence MEGDLTVHTYILIIVADFTFGVTYSRLNGDVTLAPAVRDTFEEILWKHNNDKVIELVRGQGIREFGKLRGRTTLNQETGELRVRNLEKRHSGRYTAEVLVEKRLQYFTFNVTVIDAVTRPTVQCEQRDSVGILRCHSEGEMGQYRWEGPNDFLMSWTEQPIGLEISRDQSSDSAYTCVVKNPVSEKSSEAFLAERCFKGHSSHGSGAVIAAAAVVTAAFIATVSGLIIGVHCVRRRDALTELRLNEKTKIFEEMNTVTMSPSNVMDENKMLQQKSPKSAADEMEGVGEEDEEAKLLQRSEVTQCSLWSEVSGEEKRKMFERNSKYVCSPNKVIDEDMRLEPNEQDTVTNENKDVEEEEEAEGQHVKEKRRGLA
- the LOC108926879 gene encoding uncharacterized protein LOC108926879 isoform X3; translation: MEGDLTVHTYILIIVADFTFGVTYSRLNGDVTLAPAVRDTFEEILWKHNNDKVIELVRGQGIREFGKLRGRTTLNQETGELRVRNLEKRHSGRYTAEVLVEKRLQYFTFNVTVIDAVTRPTVQCEQRDSVGILRCHSEGEMGQYRWEGPNDFLMSWTEQPIGLEISRDQSSDSAYTCVVKNPVSEKSSEAFLAERCFKGHSSHGSGAVIAAAAVVTAAFIATVSGLIIGVHCVRRRDALTELRLNEKTKIFEEMNTVTMSPSNVMDENKMLQQKSPKSAADEMEGVGEEDEEAKLLQRSEVTQCSLWSEVSGEEKRKMFERNSKYVCSPNKVIDEDMRLEPNEQDTVTNENKDVEEEEEAEGQHVKGTAGPAEDCGASASLLEVQEKRRGLA
- the LOC108926879 gene encoding uncharacterized protein LOC108926879 isoform X5, whose translation is MEGDLTVHTYILIIVADFTFGVTYSRLNGDVTLAPAVRDTFEEILWKHNNDKVIELVRGQGIREFGKLRGRTTLNQETGELRVRNLEKRHSGRYTAEVLVEKRLQYFTFNVTVIDAVTRPTVQCEQRDSVGILRCHSEGEMGQYRWEGPNDFLMSWTEQPIGLEISRDQSSDSAYTCVVKNPVSEKSSEAFLAERCFKELRLNEKTKIFEEMNTVTMSPSNVMDENKMLQQKSPKSAADEMEGVGEEDEEAKLLQRSEVTQCSLWSEVSGEEKRKMFERNSKYVCSPNKVIDEDMRLEPNEQDTVTNENKDVEEEEEAEGQHVKEEVHLWDQWDGAQLEDGKILRSGGDSITFGECVRI